ACTCTGAATAAATGCAGGCAAAATCCTTTTTTCGTAATAGGATACAAAAACGGAACGCCTTCCATAGTGAGGCTATCGAGGAATAGATGAGAAAGAAAGGCAAGCGTAAAAACGGTTATTTCAGGTTTAAGGTTTATATCGTAATGAATATATCTTCCTTTTAAATAAATAATGCCGAAAATACAAACCGCAAGAAATAATAGCGTATGAGCAATGCCTCTGTGCTTCCATATCGTATTTTTTTTTCTTGAGTCTCCCAGTATTAAATCTATATCCGGCAAAACACCGCCTACCATTCCCGTTAATAAGAGAGGAACGGTATTTATAGGGGCGTGACTTCCGCTAACGCCGATATAGGCGGCGGTGACGGTTAAACCGGCTATAATATGAGTTATTCTCGTCATGAAAAAAATTAAAAAAATAAAAGTTTACGTGAACTACCCGCCCTTACGGACGGGGACTTAAAGTTATAGATTAGTTAAAAAATATCACTTTAATAAATGTTTGTCAATACAAAAA
This DNA window, taken from Candidatus Acidulodesulfobacterium acidiphilum, encodes the following:
- a CDS encoding metal-dependent hydrolase, which gives rise to MTRITHIIAGLTVTAAYIGVSGSHAPINTVPLLLTGMVGGVLPDIDLILGDSRKKNTIWKHRGIAHTLLFLAVCIFGIIYLKGRYIHYDINLKPEITVFTLAFLSHLFLDSLTMEGVPFLYPITKKGFCLHLFRVGTIQEYGLVTLPLLAVLIVLVLNFVPKADIYALTHNQYFIRKFL